A window of the Labeo rohita strain BAU-BD-2019 chromosome 1, IGBB_LRoh.1.0, whole genome shotgun sequence genome harbors these coding sequences:
- the mvb12a gene encoding LOW QUALITY PROTEIN: multivesicular body subunit 12A (The sequence of the model RefSeq protein was modified relative to this genomic sequence to represent the inferred CDS: deleted 1 base in 1 codon; substituted 1 base at 1 genomic stop codon), producing MSVFESSAFNRPITAVAWASNNTSCPGQFILITQTEDGASANFIRGFAIKSGYYLCYSKDLSGGMVVADVKVITDKETIPHGYCYIPEFLEPKASVGKKKRICVRIVPVGSVTTAVLDIKLTAKNKTMVQQYTCLGDMNGFVVWCLKGHFSTPAPQAKPRSISLDMRSLSLEGTGPPQPLKPSNPPEAPPKVSRRRSKLDXAIRGETVYDSGNHSNIYGITAMDGVPFSLHPKFESQSNTKVSVSTLSDIRIKSVQDIENEYNYTFAVEELAAKRICPSVSG from the exons ATGTCTGTGTTCGAGTCCAGCGCCTTCAACAGGCCCATCACTGCAGTGGCCTGGGCGTCTAACAACACCAGCTGCCCCGGTCAATTCATCCTG atCACTCAGACTGAAGATGGAGCCTCCGCTAACTTCATCCGAGGATTTGCCATCAAGTCTGGCTACTACCTGTGTTACAGTAAG GATCTGTCTGGTGGGATGGTTGTGGCGGATGTGAAGGTGATCACGGATAAAGAGACGATTCCTCACGGTTACTGCTACATCCCAGAATTCCTGGAGCCCA AGGCGTCCGTCGGGAAGAAGAAGCGCATCTGCGTGCGGATCGTTCCTGTGGGCAGCGTTACGACGGCTGTTCTAGATATCAAACTGACAGCCAAGAATAAGACCATGGTGCAGCAGTACACCTGTCTGGG GGACATGAATGGCTTCGTGGTGTGGTGTTTAAAGGGCCATTTCTCCACTCCAGCTCCTCAGGCCAAGCCTCGCAGCATCAGTCTGGACATGCGCAGTCTCTCGCTGGAAGGAACCGGACCCCCGCAGCCTCTCAAACCCAG CAACCCTCCCGAAGCCCCACCGAAAGTCAGCCGTCGCCGCAGTAAGCTTGAC TAAGCTATTCGGGGGGAGACTGTGTATGACAGTGGTAACCACAGCAACATCTACGGTATCACAG cgATGGATGGCGTTCCCTTCTCTCTACACCCGAAGTTTGAGTCTCAGTCAAACacaaag GTGTCTGTGAGCACATTGAGTGACATCCGTATCAAATCAGTGCAGGACATTGAGAATGAG TATAACTACACATTTGCGGTGGAAGAACTGGCAGCCAAGAGAATCTGTCCGTCCGTGAGCGGCTGA